The following are from one region of the Coffea eugenioides isolate CCC68of chromosome 2, Ceug_1.0, whole genome shotgun sequence genome:
- the LOC113762943 gene encoding uncharacterized protein LOC113762943 isoform X1 — translation MFGKLFQKTSPRPPPQQSEVQESPISSDVAPLVVVHYGIPSTASVLAFDSVQQLLAVGTLDGRIKVVGGDSIEGLLMSPKPIPFKNLEFLQNQGYLVSVSNENEVQVWDLESRSISTSLQWESNITAFSVIYGTQFMYIGDEYGFLSVLKYDAEEQTILQLPYHIPANLVAEAAEISLPFNQSIVGVLPQPSSFGNRLVLAYEDGLIVLWDVTEDRAVLVRGNKDLQLKDEILAESSSDGSHEPLDNLVDHEKEISSLCWVSADGSLLAVGYVDGDIFLWNLSASDHIKGHGAQKSSDKVVKIQLSSAERRLPVIVLHWSANKKRNGFGGQLFVYGGEEIGSEEVLTILDLDWSSGIAKLTCVNRVDLPLNGSFSDMIVIARSHEMEKTDSASLLVLTNPGQLHFYDNSCLSTLRFEPDKKHSVLAVEYPATIPTIEPIMTVGKLYSVVAKANSSRVLAETVSAAKLEVEQTMTRGSSRWPLTGGVPGELSIAEDGGMERIYVAGYQDGSVRVWDSTFPVLSLRLVFLLQVEGIDVAGASASISTLDFSPTSLSLAIGNEYGLVWLYGLDGTKDKSGIHLVTQTERQVLNLPHDGGSLCKAIFSLLNSPVRTLKWVNSGDRLAVGFECGQVAMVETSALSVLFLTDALCGSSPIISLAVKTLPDTESLKQSEIGTSNESVKEVAFILTRDSHVVLVDSSTGNMISQPIHPMEESTAVSLYIIEGDASVAEGSENDISKSSEDFEAKGQRGQKSYERQSDPMEAENSEPDIVHNLKNSIIVFCCENALHLYFLNSVIQGENKSIYKLDLVKPCSWTAIFTKEATEYGLIIVYQTGDIEVRSLPAFSVLGSTSLTSILRWNFKTNMNNLMSSSDKGQITLACGSEFAIVSLLASENDFRIPEALPCLHDEVLAAAADATISIALDQKNKQSTVPGVFGGFMKGFKGAKMEMNNSEARESILAHMDIIFSRFPFSEPVKNLADDQPHVELNIDDLEIDEPLSVVSSSSKSDNERKDKETERQRLFEGSSTDTKPRMRTREEIIAKYRKAGDATSAAAQARDKLIERQQKLEKLGERTAELQSGAESFADLANELARNMEKRKWWNF, via the exons GGATGGAAGGATTAAAGTGGTTGGTGGTGACAGCATTGAAGGCCTTCTTATGTCTCCTAAGCCGATACCTTTTAAGAACTTGGAG TTTCTTCAAAATCAAGGCTATCTTGTGAGTGTCTCCAATGAAAATGAAGTTCAG GTTTGGGATCTAGAAAGCAGGAGTATCTCTACAAGTTTACAATGGGAATCCAATATAACTGCCTTCTCTGTTATTTATGGCACTCAATTCAT GTATATAGGGGACGAATATGGATTTTTGTCTGTGCTGAAGTATGATGCTGAGGAACAAACCATTCTTCAATTACCCTACCATATTCCTGCTAATCTTGTAGCTG AAGCAGCAGAGATTTCCTTGCCATTCAACCAATCGATAGTGGGTGTGCTACCTCAGCCTTCATCATTTGGAAATAG GCTTGTTCTTGCATATGAGGATGGGTTGATAGTTCTCTGGGATGTTACTGAAGATAGAGCTGTTCTTGTTAGAGGAAATAAGGATCTCCAACTAAAAGATGAAATACTGGCTGAATCTTCGAGTGATGGGAGCCATGAGCCCTTGGATAATTTAGTAGACCATGAAAAGGAAATAAGCTCTCTTTGTTGGGTGTCTGCTGATGGTTCATTGCTAGCTGTTGGCTATGTGGATGGAGACATTTTCCTGTGGAATCTGTCTGCTTCTGATCATATTAAAGGTCACGGAGCTCAAAAGTCATCTGATAAAGTGGTTAAGATACAATTGTCATCTGCAGAAAGAAGGCTTCCTGTCATTGTTCTGCACTGGTCTGCTAACAAGAAACGAAATGGTTTTGGAGGTCAGCTTTTTGTTTATGGCGGTGAAGAAATTGGATCTGAAGAAGTCTTGACG ATTCTCGATCTTGACTGGTCATCTGGGATAGCAAAGTTAACATGCGTCAACCGTGTTGATCTTCCCCTTAATGGGTCTTTCTCGGATATGATTGTCATTGCAAGATCTCATGAAATGGAGAAAACTGACAGTGCTTCACTGCTGGTTCTGACCAACCCAGGTCAACTCCATTTTTATGATAACTCTTGTTTGTCCACGCTGAGGTTCGAGCCAGATAAGAAGCATTCAGTCCTTGCTGTAGAATATCCTGCAACTATACCTACAATTGAACCAATAATGACTGTGGGAAAACTATATTCAGTGGTTGCAAAGGCCAATTCTTCCAGGGTTCTTGCAGAG ACGGTTTCAGCTGCAAAACTTGAAGTTGAGCAGACTATGACAAGAGGGAGTAGCAGATGGCCTTTGACTGGTGGTGTTCCTGGTGAACTGTCTATAGCTGAAGATGGTGGAATGGAAAGAATATATGTAGCAGGCTATCAAGACGGAAGTGTTCGAGTATGGGATTCGACATTTCCTGTTCTATCACTCAGGCTTGTTTTTCTACTCCAG GTGGAGGGTATTGATGTTGCTGGTGCAAGTGCATCAATCTCTACTTTAGATTTTTCTCCCACTTCTTTGTCTTTGGCTATTGGCAATGAATATGGTCTT GTTTGGTTGTATGGTCTAGATGGAACTAAAGATAAATCTGGAATTCACTTGGTTACACAGACAGAACGGCAAG TTCTTAATTTGCCTCATGACGGTGGATCCCTGTGCAAGGCTATTTTCTCCCTCCTGAACTCTCCTGTTCGTACCTTAAAGTGGGTAAATTCTGGAGATAGACTTGCAGTTGGGTTTGAATGCGGTCAG GTTGCTATGGTTGAAACCAGTGCGCTGTCAGTATTGTTTCTTACTGACGCTCTATGCGGCTCAAGCCCAATCATCTCTCTAGCTGTGAAAACACTTCCAGATACCGAGAGTCTGAAGCAGTCGGAAATTGGGACATCAAATGAATCTGTTAAGGAGGTAGCTTTTATTTTAACTAGAGATTCACATGTTGTATTGGTGGATAGTAGCACTGGCAATATGATATCTCAGCCAATTCATCCAATGGAAGAGTCAACTGCAGTTTCCTTGTATATTATAG AGGGTGATGCATCTGTAGCTGAAGGCTCTGAAAACGACATTTCAAAGTCTTCTGAGGATTTTGAAGCCAAAGGTCAACGTGGACAAAAGAGTTATGAACGTCAAAGTGATCCAATGGAAGCTGAAAATTCAGAGCCAGATATAGTCCATAATTTGAAGAACTCAATAATTGTATTTTGTTGTGAGAATGCATTGCATCTGTACTTTTTGAACTCTGTGATTCAG GGTGAGAATAAGTCAATCTATAAACTTGATCTTGTCAAACCATGTTCCTGGACAGCAATATTCACAAAAGAGGCAACAGAATATGGGCTTATCATAGTCTATCAGACTGGAGATATTGAAGTCAG GTCCTTGCCAGCTTTCAGTGTGTTGGGAAGCACATCATTAACATCAATTCTTAGGTGGAATTTCAAGACTAATATGAACAATTTGATGAGTTCTTCAGATAAAGGGCAGATTACTTTG GCCTGTGGGAGTGAATTTGCTATTGTATCTCTACTAGCCTCTGAAAACGACTTCag GATTCCGGAGGCTTTACCTTGTCTTCATGATGAAGTCCTTGCCGCTGCTGCAGATGCCACCATCAGTATTGCCCTCGATCAGAAGAACAAGCAG AGTACTGTCCCTGGTGTTTTTGGTGGATTCATGAAGGGGTTTAAAGGGGCTAAGATGGAGATGAATAACTCCGAAGCTCGGGAAAGCATTCTTGCACATATGGACATCATATTTTCTAGGTTTCCTTTTTCAGAACCTGTAAAAAATCTTGCCGATGATCAACCTCATGTTGAGCTTAACATAG ATGACCTTGAAATTGATGAGCCTTTGTCAGTTGTATCATCATCTTCTAAGAGTGACAATGaaagaaaag ACAAGGAAACAGAGAGGCAAAGGTTGTTTGAAGGCAGTTCTACTGATACAAAACCCAGAATGAGAACAAGAGAGGAAATCATTGCAAAATATCGAAAAGCTGGG GATGCCACCTCTGCAGCTGCACAAGCAAGAGACAAACTTATAGAACGGCAGCAGAAACTTGAG AAACTTGGTGAACGCACTGCAGAACTTCAAAGCGGGGCTGAGAGCTTTGCAGATTTGGCAAATGAGCTGGCTAGGAACATGGAAAAGCGGAAATGGTGGAACTTTTGA
- the LOC113762943 gene encoding uncharacterized protein LOC113762943 isoform X3: MFGKLFQKTSPRPPPQQSEVQESPISSDVAPLVVVHYGIPSTASVLAFDSVQQLLAVGTLDGRIKVVGGDSIEGLLMSPKPIPFKNLEFLQNQGYLVSVSNENEVQVWDLESRSISTSLQWESNITAFSVIYGTQFMYIGDEYGFLSVLKYDAEEQTILQLPYHIPANLVAEAAEISLPFNQSIVGVLPQPSSFGNRLVLAYEDGLIVLWDVTEDRAVLVRGNKDLQLKDEILAESSSDGSHEPLDNLVDHEKEISSLCWVSADGSLLAVGYVDGDIFLWNLSASDHIKGHGAQKSSDKVVKIQLSSAERRLPVIVLHWSANKKRNGFGGQLFVYGGEEIGSEEVLTILDLDWSSGIAKLTCVNRVDLPLNGSFSDMIVIARSHEMEKTDSASLLVLTNPGQLHFYDNSCLSTLRFEPDKKHSVLAVEYPATIPTIEPIMTVGKLYSVVAKANSSRVLAETVSAAKLEVEQTMTRGSSRWPLTGGVPGELSIAEDGGMERIYVAGYQDGSVRVWDSTFPVLSLRLVFLLQVEGIDVAGASASISTLDFSPTSLSLAIGNEYGLVWLYGLDGTKDKSGIHLVTQTERQVLNLPHDGGSLCKAIFSLLNSPVRTLKWVNSGDRLAVGFECGQVAMVETSALSVLFLTDALCGSSPIISLAVKTLPDTESLKQSEIGTSNESVKEVAFILTRDSHVVLVDSSTGNMISQPIHPMEESTAVSLYIIEGDASVAEGSENDISKSSEDFEAKGQRGQKSYERQSDPMEAENSEPDIVHNLKNSIIVFCCENALHLYFLNSVIQGENKSIYKLDLVKPCSWTAIFTKEATEYGLIIVYQTGDIEVRSLPAFSVLGSTSLTSILRWNFKTNMNNLMSSSDKGQITLACGSEFAIVSLLASENDFRIPEALPCLHDEVLAAAADATISIALDQKNKQGFKGAKMEMNNSEARESILAHMDIIFSRFPFSEPVKNLADDQPHVELNIDDLEIDEPLSVVSSSSKSDNERKDKETERQRLFEGSSTDTKPRMRTREEIIAKYRKAGDATSAAAQARDKLIERQQKLEKLGERTAELQSGAESFADLANELARNMEKRKWWNF; this comes from the exons GGATGGAAGGATTAAAGTGGTTGGTGGTGACAGCATTGAAGGCCTTCTTATGTCTCCTAAGCCGATACCTTTTAAGAACTTGGAG TTTCTTCAAAATCAAGGCTATCTTGTGAGTGTCTCCAATGAAAATGAAGTTCAG GTTTGGGATCTAGAAAGCAGGAGTATCTCTACAAGTTTACAATGGGAATCCAATATAACTGCCTTCTCTGTTATTTATGGCACTCAATTCAT GTATATAGGGGACGAATATGGATTTTTGTCTGTGCTGAAGTATGATGCTGAGGAACAAACCATTCTTCAATTACCCTACCATATTCCTGCTAATCTTGTAGCTG AAGCAGCAGAGATTTCCTTGCCATTCAACCAATCGATAGTGGGTGTGCTACCTCAGCCTTCATCATTTGGAAATAG GCTTGTTCTTGCATATGAGGATGGGTTGATAGTTCTCTGGGATGTTACTGAAGATAGAGCTGTTCTTGTTAGAGGAAATAAGGATCTCCAACTAAAAGATGAAATACTGGCTGAATCTTCGAGTGATGGGAGCCATGAGCCCTTGGATAATTTAGTAGACCATGAAAAGGAAATAAGCTCTCTTTGTTGGGTGTCTGCTGATGGTTCATTGCTAGCTGTTGGCTATGTGGATGGAGACATTTTCCTGTGGAATCTGTCTGCTTCTGATCATATTAAAGGTCACGGAGCTCAAAAGTCATCTGATAAAGTGGTTAAGATACAATTGTCATCTGCAGAAAGAAGGCTTCCTGTCATTGTTCTGCACTGGTCTGCTAACAAGAAACGAAATGGTTTTGGAGGTCAGCTTTTTGTTTATGGCGGTGAAGAAATTGGATCTGAAGAAGTCTTGACG ATTCTCGATCTTGACTGGTCATCTGGGATAGCAAAGTTAACATGCGTCAACCGTGTTGATCTTCCCCTTAATGGGTCTTTCTCGGATATGATTGTCATTGCAAGATCTCATGAAATGGAGAAAACTGACAGTGCTTCACTGCTGGTTCTGACCAACCCAGGTCAACTCCATTTTTATGATAACTCTTGTTTGTCCACGCTGAGGTTCGAGCCAGATAAGAAGCATTCAGTCCTTGCTGTAGAATATCCTGCAACTATACCTACAATTGAACCAATAATGACTGTGGGAAAACTATATTCAGTGGTTGCAAAGGCCAATTCTTCCAGGGTTCTTGCAGAG ACGGTTTCAGCTGCAAAACTTGAAGTTGAGCAGACTATGACAAGAGGGAGTAGCAGATGGCCTTTGACTGGTGGTGTTCCTGGTGAACTGTCTATAGCTGAAGATGGTGGAATGGAAAGAATATATGTAGCAGGCTATCAAGACGGAAGTGTTCGAGTATGGGATTCGACATTTCCTGTTCTATCACTCAGGCTTGTTTTTCTACTCCAG GTGGAGGGTATTGATGTTGCTGGTGCAAGTGCATCAATCTCTACTTTAGATTTTTCTCCCACTTCTTTGTCTTTGGCTATTGGCAATGAATATGGTCTT GTTTGGTTGTATGGTCTAGATGGAACTAAAGATAAATCTGGAATTCACTTGGTTACACAGACAGAACGGCAAG TTCTTAATTTGCCTCATGACGGTGGATCCCTGTGCAAGGCTATTTTCTCCCTCCTGAACTCTCCTGTTCGTACCTTAAAGTGGGTAAATTCTGGAGATAGACTTGCAGTTGGGTTTGAATGCGGTCAG GTTGCTATGGTTGAAACCAGTGCGCTGTCAGTATTGTTTCTTACTGACGCTCTATGCGGCTCAAGCCCAATCATCTCTCTAGCTGTGAAAACACTTCCAGATACCGAGAGTCTGAAGCAGTCGGAAATTGGGACATCAAATGAATCTGTTAAGGAGGTAGCTTTTATTTTAACTAGAGATTCACATGTTGTATTGGTGGATAGTAGCACTGGCAATATGATATCTCAGCCAATTCATCCAATGGAAGAGTCAACTGCAGTTTCCTTGTATATTATAG AGGGTGATGCATCTGTAGCTGAAGGCTCTGAAAACGACATTTCAAAGTCTTCTGAGGATTTTGAAGCCAAAGGTCAACGTGGACAAAAGAGTTATGAACGTCAAAGTGATCCAATGGAAGCTGAAAATTCAGAGCCAGATATAGTCCATAATTTGAAGAACTCAATAATTGTATTTTGTTGTGAGAATGCATTGCATCTGTACTTTTTGAACTCTGTGATTCAG GGTGAGAATAAGTCAATCTATAAACTTGATCTTGTCAAACCATGTTCCTGGACAGCAATATTCACAAAAGAGGCAACAGAATATGGGCTTATCATAGTCTATCAGACTGGAGATATTGAAGTCAG GTCCTTGCCAGCTTTCAGTGTGTTGGGAAGCACATCATTAACATCAATTCTTAGGTGGAATTTCAAGACTAATATGAACAATTTGATGAGTTCTTCAGATAAAGGGCAGATTACTTTG GCCTGTGGGAGTGAATTTGCTATTGTATCTCTACTAGCCTCTGAAAACGACTTCag GATTCCGGAGGCTTTACCTTGTCTTCATGATGAAGTCCTTGCCGCTGCTGCAGATGCCACCATCAGTATTGCCCTCGATCAGAAGAACAAGCAG GGGTTTAAAGGGGCTAAGATGGAGATGAATAACTCCGAAGCTCGGGAAAGCATTCTTGCACATATGGACATCATATTTTCTAGGTTTCCTTTTTCAGAACCTGTAAAAAATCTTGCCGATGATCAACCTCATGTTGAGCTTAACATAG ATGACCTTGAAATTGATGAGCCTTTGTCAGTTGTATCATCATCTTCTAAGAGTGACAATGaaagaaaag ACAAGGAAACAGAGAGGCAAAGGTTGTTTGAAGGCAGTTCTACTGATACAAAACCCAGAATGAGAACAAGAGAGGAAATCATTGCAAAATATCGAAAAGCTGGG GATGCCACCTCTGCAGCTGCACAAGCAAGAGACAAACTTATAGAACGGCAGCAGAAACTTGAG AAACTTGGTGAACGCACTGCAGAACTTCAAAGCGGGGCTGAGAGCTTTGCAGATTTGGCAAATGAGCTGGCTAGGAACATGGAAAAGCGGAAATGGTGGAACTTTTGA
- the LOC113762943 gene encoding uncharacterized protein LOC113762943 isoform X2 produces MFGKLFQKTSPRPPPQQSEVQESPISSDVAPLVVVHYGIPSTASVLAFDSVQQLLAVGTLDGRIKVVGGDSIEGLLMSPKPIPFKNLEFLQNQGYLVSVSNENEVQVWDLESRSISTSLQWESNITAFSVIYGTQFMYIGDEYGFLSVLKYDAEEQTILQLPYHIPANLVAAEISLPFNQSIVGVLPQPSSFGNRLVLAYEDGLIVLWDVTEDRAVLVRGNKDLQLKDEILAESSSDGSHEPLDNLVDHEKEISSLCWVSADGSLLAVGYVDGDIFLWNLSASDHIKGHGAQKSSDKVVKIQLSSAERRLPVIVLHWSANKKRNGFGGQLFVYGGEEIGSEEVLTILDLDWSSGIAKLTCVNRVDLPLNGSFSDMIVIARSHEMEKTDSASLLVLTNPGQLHFYDNSCLSTLRFEPDKKHSVLAVEYPATIPTIEPIMTVGKLYSVVAKANSSRVLAETVSAAKLEVEQTMTRGSSRWPLTGGVPGELSIAEDGGMERIYVAGYQDGSVRVWDSTFPVLSLRLVFLLQVEGIDVAGASASISTLDFSPTSLSLAIGNEYGLVWLYGLDGTKDKSGIHLVTQTERQVLNLPHDGGSLCKAIFSLLNSPVRTLKWVNSGDRLAVGFECGQVAMVETSALSVLFLTDALCGSSPIISLAVKTLPDTESLKQSEIGTSNESVKEVAFILTRDSHVVLVDSSTGNMISQPIHPMEESTAVSLYIIEGDASVAEGSENDISKSSEDFEAKGQRGQKSYERQSDPMEAENSEPDIVHNLKNSIIVFCCENALHLYFLNSVIQGENKSIYKLDLVKPCSWTAIFTKEATEYGLIIVYQTGDIEVRSLPAFSVLGSTSLTSILRWNFKTNMNNLMSSSDKGQITLACGSEFAIVSLLASENDFRIPEALPCLHDEVLAAAADATISIALDQKNKQSTVPGVFGGFMKGFKGAKMEMNNSEARESILAHMDIIFSRFPFSEPVKNLADDQPHVELNIDDLEIDEPLSVVSSSSKSDNERKDKETERQRLFEGSSTDTKPRMRTREEIIAKYRKAGDATSAAAQARDKLIERQQKLEKLGERTAELQSGAESFADLANELARNMEKRKWWNF; encoded by the exons GGATGGAAGGATTAAAGTGGTTGGTGGTGACAGCATTGAAGGCCTTCTTATGTCTCCTAAGCCGATACCTTTTAAGAACTTGGAG TTTCTTCAAAATCAAGGCTATCTTGTGAGTGTCTCCAATGAAAATGAAGTTCAG GTTTGGGATCTAGAAAGCAGGAGTATCTCTACAAGTTTACAATGGGAATCCAATATAACTGCCTTCTCTGTTATTTATGGCACTCAATTCAT GTATATAGGGGACGAATATGGATTTTTGTCTGTGCTGAAGTATGATGCTGAGGAACAAACCATTCTTCAATTACCCTACCATATTCCTGCTAATCTTGTAGCTG CAGAGATTTCCTTGCCATTCAACCAATCGATAGTGGGTGTGCTACCTCAGCCTTCATCATTTGGAAATAG GCTTGTTCTTGCATATGAGGATGGGTTGATAGTTCTCTGGGATGTTACTGAAGATAGAGCTGTTCTTGTTAGAGGAAATAAGGATCTCCAACTAAAAGATGAAATACTGGCTGAATCTTCGAGTGATGGGAGCCATGAGCCCTTGGATAATTTAGTAGACCATGAAAAGGAAATAAGCTCTCTTTGTTGGGTGTCTGCTGATGGTTCATTGCTAGCTGTTGGCTATGTGGATGGAGACATTTTCCTGTGGAATCTGTCTGCTTCTGATCATATTAAAGGTCACGGAGCTCAAAAGTCATCTGATAAAGTGGTTAAGATACAATTGTCATCTGCAGAAAGAAGGCTTCCTGTCATTGTTCTGCACTGGTCTGCTAACAAGAAACGAAATGGTTTTGGAGGTCAGCTTTTTGTTTATGGCGGTGAAGAAATTGGATCTGAAGAAGTCTTGACG ATTCTCGATCTTGACTGGTCATCTGGGATAGCAAAGTTAACATGCGTCAACCGTGTTGATCTTCCCCTTAATGGGTCTTTCTCGGATATGATTGTCATTGCAAGATCTCATGAAATGGAGAAAACTGACAGTGCTTCACTGCTGGTTCTGACCAACCCAGGTCAACTCCATTTTTATGATAACTCTTGTTTGTCCACGCTGAGGTTCGAGCCAGATAAGAAGCATTCAGTCCTTGCTGTAGAATATCCTGCAACTATACCTACAATTGAACCAATAATGACTGTGGGAAAACTATATTCAGTGGTTGCAAAGGCCAATTCTTCCAGGGTTCTTGCAGAG ACGGTTTCAGCTGCAAAACTTGAAGTTGAGCAGACTATGACAAGAGGGAGTAGCAGATGGCCTTTGACTGGTGGTGTTCCTGGTGAACTGTCTATAGCTGAAGATGGTGGAATGGAAAGAATATATGTAGCAGGCTATCAAGACGGAAGTGTTCGAGTATGGGATTCGACATTTCCTGTTCTATCACTCAGGCTTGTTTTTCTACTCCAG GTGGAGGGTATTGATGTTGCTGGTGCAAGTGCATCAATCTCTACTTTAGATTTTTCTCCCACTTCTTTGTCTTTGGCTATTGGCAATGAATATGGTCTT GTTTGGTTGTATGGTCTAGATGGAACTAAAGATAAATCTGGAATTCACTTGGTTACACAGACAGAACGGCAAG TTCTTAATTTGCCTCATGACGGTGGATCCCTGTGCAAGGCTATTTTCTCCCTCCTGAACTCTCCTGTTCGTACCTTAAAGTGGGTAAATTCTGGAGATAGACTTGCAGTTGGGTTTGAATGCGGTCAG GTTGCTATGGTTGAAACCAGTGCGCTGTCAGTATTGTTTCTTACTGACGCTCTATGCGGCTCAAGCCCAATCATCTCTCTAGCTGTGAAAACACTTCCAGATACCGAGAGTCTGAAGCAGTCGGAAATTGGGACATCAAATGAATCTGTTAAGGAGGTAGCTTTTATTTTAACTAGAGATTCACATGTTGTATTGGTGGATAGTAGCACTGGCAATATGATATCTCAGCCAATTCATCCAATGGAAGAGTCAACTGCAGTTTCCTTGTATATTATAG AGGGTGATGCATCTGTAGCTGAAGGCTCTGAAAACGACATTTCAAAGTCTTCTGAGGATTTTGAAGCCAAAGGTCAACGTGGACAAAAGAGTTATGAACGTCAAAGTGATCCAATGGAAGCTGAAAATTCAGAGCCAGATATAGTCCATAATTTGAAGAACTCAATAATTGTATTTTGTTGTGAGAATGCATTGCATCTGTACTTTTTGAACTCTGTGATTCAG GGTGAGAATAAGTCAATCTATAAACTTGATCTTGTCAAACCATGTTCCTGGACAGCAATATTCACAAAAGAGGCAACAGAATATGGGCTTATCATAGTCTATCAGACTGGAGATATTGAAGTCAG GTCCTTGCCAGCTTTCAGTGTGTTGGGAAGCACATCATTAACATCAATTCTTAGGTGGAATTTCAAGACTAATATGAACAATTTGATGAGTTCTTCAGATAAAGGGCAGATTACTTTG GCCTGTGGGAGTGAATTTGCTATTGTATCTCTACTAGCCTCTGAAAACGACTTCag GATTCCGGAGGCTTTACCTTGTCTTCATGATGAAGTCCTTGCCGCTGCTGCAGATGCCACCATCAGTATTGCCCTCGATCAGAAGAACAAGCAG AGTACTGTCCCTGGTGTTTTTGGTGGATTCATGAAGGGGTTTAAAGGGGCTAAGATGGAGATGAATAACTCCGAAGCTCGGGAAAGCATTCTTGCACATATGGACATCATATTTTCTAGGTTTCCTTTTTCAGAACCTGTAAAAAATCTTGCCGATGATCAACCTCATGTTGAGCTTAACATAG ATGACCTTGAAATTGATGAGCCTTTGTCAGTTGTATCATCATCTTCTAAGAGTGACAATGaaagaaaag ACAAGGAAACAGAGAGGCAAAGGTTGTTTGAAGGCAGTTCTACTGATACAAAACCCAGAATGAGAACAAGAGAGGAAATCATTGCAAAATATCGAAAAGCTGGG GATGCCACCTCTGCAGCTGCACAAGCAAGAGACAAACTTATAGAACGGCAGCAGAAACTTGAG AAACTTGGTGAACGCACTGCAGAACTTCAAAGCGGGGCTGAGAGCTTTGCAGATTTGGCAAATGAGCTGGCTAGGAACATGGAAAAGCGGAAATGGTGGAACTTTTGA